In Mustela nigripes isolate SB6536 chromosome 2, MUSNIG.SB6536, whole genome shotgun sequence, a single window of DNA contains:
- the LOC132011016 gene encoding zinc finger protein 791-like: MDSVTFEDVAVNFTLEEWVLLDSSQKKLYRDVMRETFRNLASIGKKWEGHDTEDGYYTQGRRLRIHMVEKPYENKEDHCGETITQTPDLNLNKESPSGIKPSEGPQYRETITQTPDLILNKKTPSGVKSPEGHQCGETITQTPDLSLNKKSPSGIKPPEGLQCRETIIQTPDLNLNKGTPSGVKPCECSVCGKVFVRHSSLSRHIRSHSGHKPYEYHECEEKPYKCKECGKAFSYRKSVHRHERTHTGEKPYECQECGKAFTWLTTYRRHMITHTGEGPYKCKECGKAFSCSTSLRTHERTHTGEKPYQCKQCGKSLRSPLGLRIHERNHTGEKPYECKQCGKALSCPSSFRRHERTHTAEKQYECKQCEKTFSSPLGLRIHERIHTGEKPYECEECGKAFISLSSIRTHMITHTGDGPYKCKECGKAFICPSSFRSHERTHTGEKPYECKQCGKTFSWPSSFRIHERTHTGEKPYECKECGKTFIYRTTFQGHMRKHTGEKPYKCKECGKAFISPSSVRTHMIMHTGDGPYKCKECGKAFNFPSSFRIHERTHTGEKPYECKQCGRAFSCYTSFRTHEKTHTGEKPYECKECGKAFIYRTTFRGHVRMHTGEKPYKCKECGKAFSRPNSFRRHERSHTE, encoded by the exons ATG GATTCAGTGACCTTTGAGGATGTGGCTGTGAACTTCACCCTGGAAGAGTGGGTTTTACTGGATTCTTCGCAGAAGAAACTTTACAGAGATGTGATGCGGGAAACCTTCAGAAACCTGGCCTCAATAG ggaaaaaatgggaaGGTCATGACACTGAAGATGGGTACTATACGCAGGGGAGAAGACTAAG AATTCATATGGTAGAAAAACCTTATGAAAACAAAGAGGATCACTGTGGAGAAACCATCACCCAGACTCCAGATCTTAATCTGAACAAGGAAAGTCCTTCTGGAATAAAACCATCTGAAGGTCCTCAGTATAGAGAAACCATCACCCAGACTCCAGATCTTATTCTGAACAAGAAAACACCTTCTGGAGTAAAATCACCTGAAGGTCATCAGTGTGGAGAAACTATCACCCAGACTCCAGACCTTAGTCTGAATAAGAAAAGTCCTTCTGGAATAAAACCACCTGAAGGTCTTCAGTGTAGAGAAACCATCATCCAGACTCCAGATCTTAATCTGAACAAGGGAACGCCTTCTGGAGTAAAACCATGTGAATGTAGCGTGTGTGGAAAAGTCTTTGTGCGTCATTCGTCCCTTAGTAGGCACATCAGATCTCACAGTGGACATAAGCCATATGAGTACCACGAATGTGAAGAGAAGCCATACAAGTGTAAGGAATGCGGGAAAGCCTTCAGTTACCGCAAATCTGTTCACAGACACGAGAGGACTCACACTGGGGAAAAGCCGTACGAATGTCaggaatgtgggaaagctttCACGTGGCTCACGACTTACCGAAGACACATGATAACTCACACAGGAGAGGGACCTtacaaatgtaaggaatgtgggaaggcttTCAGTTGTTCCACTTCGTTGCGAACACATGAGAgaactcacactggagagaaaccctatcaGTGTAAACAGTGCGGTAAATCCCTCAGGTCCCCTCTGGGTCTGCGAATACATGAAAGAaatcacactggagagaaaccctatgaatgtaagcAGTGTGGGAAAGCCCTCAGTTGTCCCAGTTCCTTTCGAAGACACGAAAGGACGCACACTGCAGAGAAACAGTATGAATGTAAACAGTGTGAGAAAACCTTCAGCTCCCCTCTAGGCTTGCGGATACATGAAAgaattcacacaggagagaaaccttatgaatgtgAGGAATGCGGAAAAGCCTTCATTTCTCTGTCAAGCATTCGAACCCATATGATCACACACACTGGGGATGGACCTTACaagtgtaaggaatgtgggaaagccttcattTGTCCCAGTTCCTTTCGATCTCATGAAAGgactcacactggagagaaaccctatgaatgtaaacAGTGTGGGAAAACCTTCAGTTGGCCCAGTTCCTTTCGAATACACGAAAGGACACACACTGGcgagaaaccttatgaatgtaagGAGTGTGGCAAAACCTTCATTTATCGCACAACCTTTCAGGGACACATGAGAAagcacactggagagaaaccctataaatgtaaagagtgtgggaaagccttcattTCTCCCTCGAGTGTTCGCACGCACATGATAATGCACACTGGAGATGGACCTtataaatgtaaggaatgtgggaaagccttcaatTTTCCCAGTTCCTTTCGGATACACGAAAGGactcacacaggagagaagccctatgaatgtaaACAGTGTGGTAGAGCTTTCAGTTGTTACACGTCCTTTCGGACACATGAGAAAACGcacactggagaaaaaccctaTGAGTGTAAGGAATGTGGAAAGGCCTTCATTTATCGCACTACCTTTCGAGGACACGTGAGAATGCACACTGGCGAGAAACCGtacaaatgtaaagaatgtggaaaagccttcagtCGTCCCAACTCATTTCGAAGGCATGAGCGATCTCACACTGAATAG